The following is a genomic window from Myxocyprinus asiaticus isolate MX2 ecotype Aquarium Trade chromosome 38, UBuf_Myxa_2, whole genome shotgun sequence.
gtgtaaaaataaaataatgctgctgccacctttctaaggttatgtTTTTggcctgtagttttgctccataATCACAAGTGAAAATGGTCATTTTgacctctacaaaataatggattactagtaaatattgataaatggcttttaatattttggatttcatcatcatttatgtgtgtctttcttcagaaaaagtatgaacaaatgtaaaaaatttcaGCCAGGGAAGTTTCTGAGATTTTGTTggtttgacatggaataacccaaaTGTAACTTTCTTAATCAGAAAGGTCAGCATTCATTTACAGTCCTAATATGTTTGCTTTGCAAAGTTATATATTGCTTCAGCTTATAGAAACCTCTTTGTCTCTGCCTTAGCAAGAGCAAAAACATACGGAGGATCCCACTCGTGAGGTCAAGAAAGTCCGTAAAGCCCGGAACCGACGTCAGGAGTGGAATATGATGGCGTATGACAAGGAGTTTCGCCCGGACACTCGCCTAACACCATCTCCTTACCACGGCATGTCCTCGGAGGGGTCTTTGTCACCTGATAGGTGGGTAATGTGACCTGTATACTGTATGGTggatttacattttgggtgaactatccctttaagatttccCTCGACTACAAATGTTACACTGCCCTCTTCTGGACAattttatacaaatatacagtatgtgcagtaTAGAGTCTCCATATTTTGCATGTGTAAATTTTGTGTTGTGTGATGGAATCCAGATCTGGCATGTCAGATGAGCACTCGTACCCGGCCAGTCCAAACCACCCACTGGAGGCAGGCGGAGCAGGGGTTGATGGGAAAGAATCAGGCCCTGCACAGACTCAGTCTCTGGACCGAGCCTACCGGCCCCCCGCCTCAGTCGCATCTTCTGCAGCCCGACAGCACTCTCTGGGCCGCATGCAGGCGCATCACGGACCCCCACCGGCAGACTCCTCCCTCAACGGACCACGTCCAACAGCTGCCAAAGAATACAGGCATGCCTTTCACTACCAGCTTAACATGCATCATCAATACTACACATACATTTACAACCATAACAGTTTAGTCTCTtaataatataatgaatattACTGGTGTAAAGGTTTGCTCTGACaacaatttgatttgattatttactGAACGATGCTATGCATCATAAAATCTGAAATTTGAATGTCCAATTCAGTTTGATTATAAAAATCGATCTTATCTGAAAATAGGTTTCGAATTGTATATAGATAAGAaattttcaaaagtctccaaaagaCAAATTCCAAAAGTATATTTTTGTGTCTCATGacttttttaaatagaattagacaacggttgatcctgctttggcttcgTTTGGGATTATATTTGTCAAGGGAGCAGATATTGGTAAAATAATTGGCCATATTGTACCTAAAATGAACATTTCGATCATGCTGTTTGTCTGAATAAAAGCATGGCCGTGATTCCCTGTggcatgtgatattgcttatatatgattatttaattattttattgatgCATTACATTTTCTTTGTCAGATTGATGAATCAATGCATTTTGACACCCCTAGCACAGAAGTTTCCGACCCACCCATACTCTCAGCCAACTCAAGGACCCCCTCATTTAAAAATGCTAGATTTTTACAAAACTTTTACTGTATAATAACTATAATtcataacattaaaaaacattattagtgCTGATCTAGTTTCTTACCTGAACCACCTTTACATCTTTTATCATGTCCTGAATTAATCACACATGCACTGTATTGTCCAACAAATACAGATTTACTTTTGTTTAATGACGGTTTTATGGTCTATAGAAGCAAACAAATCAAGATGAAATAAGAGGTTGTTCCTTTTGACCATAAATATAACAAATAGCTATAGAACAAATAGAACAACTATAactagaaatacatttttaaatatatagaaTATTTTAGTATGCACATTAAaggaacaccccccccccccccctttgaaaGCCCTGGCTCTATTGAATAATGAGACCTTGCGTTAAACTTACAAAGCtacattttctatttatttctGAGCAACATGTTGTTGGTAGTTTAaattatttcacacaaaaaaaaagaaaaaaaaaagaaaataaatttctgtcattatttactcaccctcatgttgttccaaccccttattactttcttttttctgtgtaacacaaaaggagaaattttgaagaagtatatttattttaaaaattgaaCTGAaattatggactactttttatgATTCaatgaaagcaccataaaagttgtccatgcgACTCATGTGTTAGTCTACTGGAGTAATATGATACTctagctttgttttgttttaaccAAATATTACCCCTTTTATTAAGAGGCTATTTTTGCCCTTGGAGTTGACTTTAAAGGGCATCTTTACCTTTATGAGGACATAAATACTGATCTCATATAACACAAGATATCATAACACAATAAATGTTGTGCTTGAACACTCTTCAAATAATTGGTAGGTCCCTATGTTAGATTAATTCATAatggatgtttatttttttccctacactataaaccctaataagttagcagaactccaAAAATTTTAGGCAATCAATTAAAtcccatttttttacatttataaactcccaagtttaagttaatagaactttcagattttaatttagcactaaatatgcatgttaacttgaaatattgagtaagcttACATTGTGATGGCACTtaacttttttttggggggggggatttttcccctttttctcccactttgtaatgcccaattcccaatgtgattTTTAAgtcctcagtctgggtggtggaggacaaatcccatttgactccatgtctgagaccatcaacccatgcatcttatcatgtggcttgttgagtgtgttgccacggcgaaatagtgcgtgtggaggtttcgcaccatccactgtggcaaccacactcaactcaccacacgccccaccaagaacgaaccacattatagcgaccacgaggactttacctcgtgtgactctaccctccctagcaaccgggccaatttggttgcttaggagacctggctggagtcactcagcacgcccttggattcaaactagcgaactagcaaacaccaggggtggtagccagtgtattttaccactgagctacccaggtccccctgatggcacttaactttaaatttaactctttggctgaactttaaATTAACAAGTAAtctcaacttaaatacttcaagttgAGGAAAACTAGCTAGAACTAGATATTACAGTGAATGCTTGCACTAGTTGGTAAcactatgctttgattagcatagcaattgctcaatgagTAAAGCAATATAGAACATACATAActtgtacctgtcctcaaccttAGCTCAAGCTTCACTAGTCACTCTAATGATAACCCCCAAAAACTctaacatgacagaaactcttctaaataacacaacaaaacattaaacactaataagtctccccctttacattcatcttgcacaaagacacattatataacactttaTTGTACATTTTGTCTCCCTTTTGAGTGCCATGCAAAGaatgctgggaaatagaaatcccctgcccagtttcagttaaatttaagatCCTGTAAATTTAAAAAGATAtgtggccctattttaagagtgcaagcGTTACACGCAAggcaatgccttaagtcataGGAGCAAAGtaaatgggcatggccatgaagtgttggtattttcatgcaagcatgcgctaagtctaggcacaagagggtttggtgaaattgcccGCACAAGGCACATGGGATGGGTcatgtgcaatttaattctgaggttcttctcaggttattccaccatctgcatcctattatacagtccattcccgcAAGCACCAACGATTTAAATAAAGACAGCACGTTAATAAGAAGTTGGTAATGTAAATGAACTGTATGCAATGAaatagaagaattgaaaattacgttcttttgtgcattaacttcgtccttgatgaatgtcaggcatatttctatgacagcgacacgctccttttatacgcatggaaaatgtgattctcgtcagaatttggatgtatgttCCATTAAGTTAAGTAAATATTatgaatcattttcatctactgatgcacaaatcatggctagtattaacagtggtTGTATCGGTGTGCACTTGAAACACGAATAAAGttgaaccaaaaatatttctaaattcaaattacacttaacgaataacgaagtggtcaaaaaaaatcatactaaatccaaacattttcgtctctccaacttcttccaccggcccctttttcagtgacttacaaaTCATTCTACAACAACAGGGGgaaaattaaaatcaaaattaaatcataaatacaattgtaaatatacaagaataataatacatataaacataacaataaaaataataataattattgaaaaaataaaccatgacctctagaatgtttaacacaaatctaatcATTTTTAGCTTCAACAAAGGCTTAAACAGTGATTGAAGGGATGtcatttgatgttctgtactttcagaatttggacatgaactttatgtCATGACCCTGCTCCATCTGCCCCTTGGTCCctgtctgttttctgtctgtgtgtttgtggtgtgtttgTCCACCTGCGGTCACTGCCCAGTCTGTCCAGTTTCTTTTGGCCACCAACAAACCTGTCCAGTCCCCTGTGGCTGTAGACGAATCTGTCCTGTCCCCAGTGGCCACCATTCAGACGAACCCCTCACTAGTGGACACCGCTCGGTCTGACCTCTCACTAGCGGCCGCCATCCAGTCCGTTCAGCCGGATCAAACTGTCCCCTGTCCAGCAGTCACCACCCaaactgacccctgtccagcggtaGCCACCCAAACTGACCCCTATCCAGCAGCCACTGGTCAGTCAGTCCAGTCTCCTGCGGCTGCAACTCAAACTGTCCAATACCCTGCGGACGCCTCCCAGACTGGTCCCGAGTCCTCGGCTGTCGCCCAGTCTGACCCCACGGCAACGGCTGCCGCCCAGTCTGAACCCACGCCAGTGGTTGATGGCCAGTCTGACCCCACGCAGCTGACACGGACCTCCCCCACTGCCCAGCGTCCGCCACGGACATCACCCTCTGCCCAGCGGCCACCACGAACCTCACCCTCTACCCAGCGGCCGCCAATGTCCAGTCAGTCCAGCTCCCTGAGGCCACCAACGAACAGTTTGCCCAGTCTGTCCAGCCCTTCGGGGTCCCTGCCTGGTCTGACCTGTCCTGTGCCGCCTCTGACCTCACCCACTGCCCATTAGTCTCCACTATCTCCTCTGACCTCTGCCCAGCAACCACTGACCCAATCTGCCCCGTGGTCAAGGATTATCCGGTGCTGAACCCAGTGGCTGCGGGTTCCCCTCCGGTTCCACCCTGGCCTCCCGGTCCATCCAGGCCTCTGGGTTCTCTTCCGGGTCCGCCCTAGCCTCCtggtccaccctggtctcctggtcaaCCCTGGTCTCAGTGCTCCCCTCCGGTTTTGCCCTGGTCCCCTTGTCTGCCTGGACTCTCTGGTCCCCTGCCTAGACCATCCCCCTGGTCTCCCCCACCCAGCTTCCCTGGTCTGTCGTCTGCCCCTCAGCCTGGACCATTTAATTCCCCTGGTCTCCCCCACCTACCCCTTCCTCGATCGGCCTTCTGCCCTCATGGTCCCCTGCCCATTTCTTGGTCCAGTCCATCGGTCCTGCCTGGTGTGGAtgacaagggggggggggggtttgtcaTGATCCTGCTCCGTCTGCCCctgttccctgtctgttttctgtcagtgtgtgtttgtggtgtgtatgtGCACATGGCTGAGTCTGTGTTTTCCCAACTCTGTCCCCTCGTTTCCTCTGGCCTCACCCATGGtctagtccttgttatgttaattgtcttcacctgttcctcatgtgcatTACCTGTATATACTGTGCtccctttcctcttgtgtttttCAGATCATTTTGTTTCCCATGTTCAGTCTGTGTTTTGTTTGCTCATCCTCAGTCTGGTTTGTCATTTTGTCTTTCAGTTTTTAAGTTCTTTGTTATTTTCCTCTCCAGTTGTTTTCTTCCTTGTGAGTGTTTTGTTTTCCCTGtttgtattgtttatttaataaatcttTATTTTGCCTCATTCCTGCttttgggtcctcattcctgacaCTTTCCGTGACACTTTATTATCACCTGctgtgaaatctccaaactgaaagtgcaggaactgaatttagactttgcgctgagataagaGGTGGTATGTAAACATCTTAGTACAATTACATATTTCTGAGGAAaacagcaaattgtgctttgaGCCACTTacatattaacatacaatacaccctcaCATTGCGCACCCACACCCACAGATatcgcaaacactcccacccacgtccacttgcactttgcgctggcatgaaaattgctcttagaattagcactctcaagAACATTTGGATAAGTCGTTGCACACGGTCGTGGCGCATAGCGCTGAATAACgacttcaaaaattctccttttgtgttccgcagaaaaaaggttttgaacaacattaataaatgctgacagaatttaaacttttgggtgaactattcctttagttaAAATGATTAAGTCAATGATAGGATGTAAAGAATAGAATGTGTAAAATTTCCTTTAACATCATGTCCCACACTTTACAGCGGTCATCAAATACTTGAACATTTTGCCCCACCTgcacctcctccacctcctccgcTCATCCCGTCATCTCAGACCGCCTTTGACAGCACATCTGGATCTCCGTCACTGGCTCCGGGTACAGTAGCCGCTCTCTCACGCCCATACAGCCCATCTCCTCCACCAGCTCCGCCCTCTGCCTACGCCCCCTCCCCTTCACATCCTGTAATGGGCGGCCCACCAGTGGCCCCACCTCCTCCTCCACCAGGGCTGCCCACCCATGCCCCATCCCCAGCCCGGGTCACACATCTGTCTGGAGAGTCCACTCTACCCAGGAAGGGCCAGGTGCCTCTCATCCCCATGAGCGACGCCCGCAGCGACCTGCTGGCTGCCATCCGCAGAGGTTAGTGAGTTTAGAGTgctgtttgatgcatgttgtgTTCTCCCTTTTCACTAAATTGTCTACAGAAGATACAAAATAGACAGAGAGAAGATTGTTGATGTGTTAAAACTTATGTTTTATGATCTTCCTTTACACATATACTTCAAAGGGCAAATATGTAAAGGATAATATTCAGTCAGCTGGCtggacattattgcaaaataaacccttacTGGGTGATCAGGACTTATTACACAGTCTTATTACATAGCTACTTATGGCAAATAACTAAACAGACATGAAAGTTCCcaaattgatttgagttgaaatactgCAAGCCCttcgacatttaatcatgtgctggatatgaattatagatatctataattttcACTAGTTATAATGCTAATTCTTTaaatcagcaatggaattactactagtgaaaatgctataATTAtacatcagtaattacatttgcactaataAAACTGTTAATTCTTGGTAAGATAAATAACCTCATTACTCACGGAAATATCCATTTTtagaaaaaacataattttgataTCTGTTACAGGATTTTTATTAGTAGAATTTctaaacacaattacagatatctataattaatttcttactagttaaaattcGCATCATCAgcattgtacattttttaataccaataattacattgttactagtaaaaatattgttttctgatatcaacaattgaattacaattagtgaaaatactattttttgAATGATTGAATGTAGTTGTTGAAACTCCAGTTAAATTAGCTGAACTTAATTAGCTTAGTTAGTTGAACTTAAATTGGGGTAAGTTATAACAACTTCAGTGAACCTAACTTTAAATTGTCAAGTAAACCCTGCAAGTTTTGCACTAGAGAATGGTCCCTTCTTGAGAGACACAGGTtacacatgtaataatttgttttgGAGGCACATAGATGTCAACACTTGACACACAAACCTCAGTAATGGTGATATACTTAACAAACATCAAGTAAAAAATGAGCTCTTAACATTACCACACTACTATTAATCAACagtaatgacaaaaacaacaacagcagcacaaataaTCTCTGCAAATAGCAAATAAAATAAGCCTACAACAATAACCATACTGGAAGCTGGCAAGTCTTAGTTTGTTCAGACAACTTTGTTAATCGAGTTGAGGTGACAAATACACTTGTTAATTCAACTTAAGTACAAGTTGATAGAATCACAGCTTAATACAGTATGTTAAGTACCTTGATACAACTAGCTGTCAACAACTTTTTTTACAGAGTTCCTCTATTTCAATGTCTCTGCTATCACTTGATATTAGACAAATAAATCTGTGACAGAAAGCCACAAACATATGGTCAGTGGCTCAACTTGCCCCAGGTTAGGGGTAAGTTGCTCCTAATCACTGGGAAAGATAAGCCATCTGGGGGTAAGCTGACCAATTGAATTTTTCCAGTGAAACTGaataaaattacacaaattattTTGTATCTATAATTTCTCATTTATAAtctatttaattattaatcatttcTGTCACTGCTTTGTAGGTAGCAACTTCCTTTACTAAGATGTAATTGCAGGCGTAATGAATTGTCTTCTCCTGCAGGTATCCAGCTGCGAAAGGTGCAGGAACAGAGAGAGCAGGAGGCCAAAAAAGAGCCGGTGGGTAACGACGTGGCCACCATTCTGTCCCGACGCATCGCCGTGGAGTACAGTGAATCAGACGAGGACTCTGAGCCAGAGGAGAACGAGTGGTCTGACTGAAGTGCCACCGTTCTCCTACCTAATGCTGCTATTTCCCATACCCTGCACCTACACACACCTCATATAGTCAGATGGTCCTCGGGTGTATGGGACTAGAGTGAGAGTATCAGAATGCTGAAGAGGccataacagagagagagagggagagagacagacagagagcaaaagagagagagagagagaaggaaaaagagTTTGTGCAATACAAAGTGGAAGGATGCAGGCAAGTGCAGAAATAGAGGgatgattatttgtttaaaagcctgatcttatgaaaatgacattactgtggcaacatttttgcaaaatgactttaCATGGTTCATTATGCGCATCTCGGCAGTTCAGAGgttaaatgtccactgagtggtgctaaaagcaagttatatgttctcccaaacagatgaggtattTAGGGTCAAtgttctatcaagttttaaatcaataaaaccgacctccctatcctaaaccttaaacctaaacctaatcgaaAGTGAGATGAGAAACAGaaccacgtaattttgtggtgctactATTtacccatttacaccttgcattaacatgcatttcataTCCAGATAGTATCTagatattctttagctggattgcatttacaccttgcagtcaaatgcatCTCCACTGTGATCAGATAGAGATCCGATCCCACACAAATGGAAAACGCTACTTACATATTACATTAGAGTCTgtggtaactgaaaattctctgtcttttagctaattttaaaaacatcgatggataattcaaatgctttctaTCACTTTAACAGTCAGGGGTTTTCCTTCATTGAACCTTTTTTGGCAGCCGCCAAAGCTACATTTCGGGTCGCTGAAGCaaatataatgatatatatcTTGCGTTCCGGCGCTTTGTAAGTGTTAAAAATGCTTCTCATCTGGAAACGCGTGAGTGAAGCCTGGTTTCACGTGTGATGCGCATGATTAGAAAACAAAGAGACGCGAGCGAGGGGGTTTTGAGGAGAGAGACgagatattccaagtgtattccaatggaatGATTTGTGGAATATTGTTTAGTTCAGGTGACAAGATTGCAAGATGGCAGTGTCTGTTGTGTTCCTcacattgcaatggcaaaattaaaagaaaaaggcAAGAACCCACAACATAGTGCTTTAACAACGGATGACTGTAGCGCAAGCTCATCACATAATTAATTGCTTACGTAGCTTTATCCGA
Proteins encoded in this region:
- the LOC127429342 gene encoding actin-binding protein WASF3-like, which translates into the protein MPLVKRTIEPRHLCRGALPDGVTNELECVTNSTLAAIIKQLGGLSRHAEDIFGELFKEAISFYMRMNSLQERVDLLAVKVTQLDSTVEEVSLQDINMRKAFKSSTIQDQQVVSRNSIPNPVMEMYHRCDKPPPLNILTPYRDDKKDGLKFYTDPSYFFNLWKEKMLQATENKRKEKRRQKQEQKHTEDPTREVKKVRKARNRRQEWNMMAYDKEFRPDTRLTPSPYHGMSSEGSLSPDRSGMSDEHSYPASPNHPLEAGGAGVDGKESGPAQTQSLDRAYRPPASVASSAARQHSLGRMQAHHGPPPADSSLNGPRPTAAKEYSGHQILEHFAPPAPPPPPPLIPSSQTAFDSTSGSPSLAPGTVAALSRPYSPSPPPAPPSAYAPSPSHPVMGGPPVAPPPPPPGLPTHAPSPARVTHLSGESTLPRKGQVPLIPMSDARSDLLAAIRRGIQLRKVQEQREQEAKKEPVGNDVATILSRRIAVEYSESDEDSEPEENEWSD